The proteins below are encoded in one region of Arenibacter algicola:
- the queG gene encoding tRNA epoxyqueuosine(34) reductase QueG has product MKNIHKHTQLIKAEAKRLGFLSCGISKAEFLEEEAPRLENWLKKNMHGEMGYMENHFDKRLDPTKLVEGSKSVISLLLNYFPGESQKENTYKLSKYAYGQDYHHVIKSKLKELQNFISEEIGEVSGRAFVDSAPVLDKAWAAKSGLGWIGKHSNLLTQQVGSFYFIAELIVDLELEYDHRVTDHCGNCTACIDACPTQAIVEPYVVDGSKCISYLTIELKNEIPSEFQGKMDDWMFGCDVCQDVCPWNRFSKSHREPLFNPNPDLLSMTKKDWEEITEDVFKKVFQKSAVKRTKFSGLKRNIEFLK; this is encoded by the coding sequence TTGAAGAACATTCATAAACATACCCAGCTTATCAAAGCCGAAGCCAAACGCCTCGGATTTTTGTCTTGTGGTATTTCCAAGGCCGAATTTTTGGAAGAGGAGGCCCCAAGATTGGAAAATTGGCTAAAAAAGAACATGCATGGGGAAATGGGCTATATGGAAAATCATTTCGACAAGCGTTTGGATCCCACTAAATTGGTAGAGGGTTCCAAATCGGTCATTTCCCTTCTGCTTAATTATTTTCCAGGGGAAAGTCAAAAAGAAAACACCTATAAGCTTTCCAAATATGCCTATGGACAAGATTACCATCATGTTATTAAATCCAAACTAAAGGAACTTCAAAATTTTATATCGGAAGAGATTGGGGAGGTGAGCGGTAGGGCTTTTGTGGATTCCGCCCCCGTCTTGGACAAGGCATGGGCCGCAAAGAGCGGATTGGGTTGGATAGGGAAACACAGTAATCTACTGACCCAACAGGTGGGGTCCTTTTATTTTATAGCAGAATTGATCGTGGACTTGGAATTGGAGTATGACCATAGGGTAACCGATCACTGCGGTAACTGCACTGCCTGTATCGACGCCTGTCCTACACAGGCCATAGTAGAGCCCTATGTGGTAGATGGCAGCAAGTGTATTTCTTACCTTACCATCGAATTAAAGAATGAGATCCCTTCGGAATTTCAAGGAAAAATGGATGATTGGATGTTTGGTTGCGATGTTTGTCAGGATGTATGCCCTTGGAACCGTTTCTCCAAATCCCATCGCGAGCCTTTGTTCAATCCCAATCCCGATTTACTATCCATGACAAAAAAGGACTGGGAGGAAATAACGGAAGATGTCTTTAAGAAGGTATTTCAAAAATCGGCCGTAAAGCGCACCAAATTTTCCGGTTTAAAACGGAACATTGAGTTTTTGAAGTAG
- a CDS encoding NADP-dependent malic enzyme: MSKQKTRREALVYHAKPQPGKIKIVPTKPYATQRDLGLAYSPGVAEPCLEIAKNKDNVYKYTAKGNIVAVISNGTAVLGLGDIGPEASKPVMEGKCLLFKIFADIDGIDIELDTTDVEKFIETVKIIAPTFGGINLEDIKAPEAFEIERRLKEELDIPVMHDDQHGTAIISAAALLNALVLTNKKISDVRIVISGAGAAAVSCTRLYKAFGASDKNIVMLDSKGVIRSDRGNLSAEKLEFATDRKIDTLEEAMKDADVFIGLSVKDIVSAEMLLSMAKDPIVFAMANPDPEIDYNLAIKTRKDIIMATGRSDHPNQVNNVLGFPFIFRGALDVRATKINEAMKMAAVKALAELTKEPVPEQVNIAYGQTRLTFGRDYIIPKPFDPRLISEIPPAVAKAAMESGVAKMPIDDWDKYREELLQRSGNDNKIVRLLHDRARMNPKKIVYAEADHLDVLKAAQIAYEEGLATPILLGNKVIISELMKELEFDADILIIDSHADETNDKRNHYAAKYFENRQRSGVSLFGARAKMKERNYFAAMMVLEGDADGMISGYSRAYPTVVKPVFEVIGRAANVKKVSTVNIMITERGPLFLADTSINIDPSAEEIAEIAKMTANVATTFGFSPVMALLSYANFGSSTHPRATKVKEAVKILHANNPELVVDGEIQIDFALNKELHQGKFPFSKLSGKKVNTLIFPNLESANITYKLLKELNQADSIGPIMVGLRRSVHILQLGASVDEMVNMTAVAVIDAQEREKRKLAKTQK; encoded by the coding sequence ATGAGCAAGCAAAAGACAAGAAGGGAAGCGCTGGTATATCACGCCAAACCACAACCTGGGAAGATAAAAATAGTTCCTACCAAGCCTTATGCTACCCAAAGGGATCTGGGTCTGGCCTATTCGCCCGGTGTGGCCGAGCCCTGTCTTGAGATTGCCAAGAATAAGGATAATGTTTATAAATACACGGCCAAAGGAAATATAGTGGCCGTAATTTCCAATGGAACCGCAGTTTTGGGGTTGGGCGATATTGGTCCCGAGGCTTCTAAGCCGGTGATGGAAGGCAAGTGTCTGCTATTTAAGATTTTTGCCGATATAGACGGAATTGATATTGAATTGGATACCACCGATGTTGAAAAATTTATAGAAACCGTAAAGATAATAGCCCCAACATTTGGAGGTATAAACTTGGAGGATATAAAGGCTCCTGAAGCCTTTGAAATTGAAAGAAGATTAAAAGAGGAATTGGATATTCCGGTAATGCACGACGATCAACACGGAACGGCTATAATATCTGCCGCAGCCCTTTTGAACGCTTTGGTGCTTACCAATAAAAAGATTAGTGATGTCCGTATTGTTATTAGTGGTGCAGGTGCGGCTGCGGTTTCCTGTACACGCTTGTACAAAGCCTTTGGGGCAAGTGATAAAAATATAGTGATGTTGGATAGCAAAGGGGTTATCCGCAGCGACCGCGGTAACTTATCAGCTGAAAAATTGGAGTTTGCCACGGATAGAAAAATAGATACCTTGGAAGAAGCCATGAAAGACGCAGATGTTTTTATTGGTCTTTCTGTAAAAGATATTGTATCTGCGGAAATGTTATTATCCATGGCCAAGGATCCTATAGTTTTTGCCATGGCCAATCCAGATCCGGAAATAGATTATAACCTGGCCATAAAAACCAGAAAGGATATCATCATGGCTACAGGTAGGTCCGACCATCCTAACCAGGTGAACAACGTCTTGGGATTTCCGTTTATTTTTAGAGGGGCTTTGGATGTTAGGGCTACCAAGATAAATGAAGCCATGAAAATGGCTGCCGTGAAGGCTTTGGCCGAACTTACCAAAGAACCCGTTCCGGAACAGGTGAATATTGCCTATGGACAAACAAGGTTGACCTTTGGGCGTGATTATATAATTCCAAAACCTTTTGATCCCAGATTGATTTCTGAGATTCCACCTGCCGTTGCCAAGGCGGCCATGGAAAGTGGAGTGGCCAAAATGCCCATAGATGATTGGGATAAGTATAGGGAGGAATTATTGCAGCGCTCCGGTAACGATAATAAAATAGTTCGTTTGCTCCACGATCGTGCAAGAATGAACCCTAAAAAAATTGTTTACGCGGAGGCTGATCATTTGGACGTGCTAAAAGCGGCCCAAATTGCCTATGAGGAAGGGTTGGCAACGCCAATTTTATTGGGAAATAAGGTGATTATTTCGGAATTGATGAAGGAGCTGGAATTCGATGCCGATATTCTCATAATAGATTCCCATGCCGATGAAACCAATGATAAAAGAAATCATTATGCCGCCAAGTATTTTGAAAATAGACAGCGTAGTGGGGTAAGCCTCTTCGGGGCCCGCGCCAAGATGAAAGAGCGTAATTATTTTGCAGCAATGATGGTATTGGAGGGAGATGCGGATGGTATGATTTCCGGATATTCCAGGGCATACCCTACGGTGGTAAAACCAGTTTTTGAGGTAATAGGAAGGGCTGCCAACGTTAAAAAGGTGTCTACCGTAAACATTATGATTACCGAAAGGGGGCCGTTGTTTTTGGCAGATACTTCTATCAACATAGATCCCAGCGCCGAGGAAATTGCAGAAATTGCAAAAATGACGGCAAATGTGGCTACTACCTTTGGTTTTAGTCCTGTCATGGCCCTATTGTCCTATGCCAATTTTGGATCTTCAACACATCCCCGAGCTACCAAAGTGAAGGAGGCTGTAAAAATATTGCACGCCAACAATCCTGAATTGGTGGTCGATGGGGAAATTCAAATCGACTTTGCGTTGAACAAAGAATTGCACCAGGGTAAATTTCCCTTTTCCAAATTGTCCGGTAAAAAAGTAAATACACTAATTTTTCCAAACTTGGAGTCGGCCAACATTACCTATAAACTACTGAAGGAGCTGAACCAGGCAGATTCCATTGGTCCTATCATGGTAGGGCTAAGACGATCCGTACACATTCTTCAATTGGGGGCCAGTGTAGACGAGATGGTCAATATGACTGCTGTGGCGGTTATCGATGCCCAGGAAAGGGAGAAAAGAAAATTGGCAAAAACACAAAAATAA
- the ruvA gene encoding Holliday junction branch migration protein RuvA, with amino-acid sequence MITHLKGKLVEKNPTHIVIECAGVGYFVNISLHTFSKIGDSESIQLYTHLQVKEDSHTLFGFSEKSEREIFRLLLSVSGIGSSTARTMLSSLSPAQIRDAIATGDVPTIQGIKGIGAKTAQRVILDLKDKVLKVYDIDELSAPSNNTNKDEALSALEVLGFVRKQAEKVVDKVVAQDPGLSVEDIIKFALKNL; translated from the coding sequence ATGATTACCCATTTAAAAGGAAAACTTGTTGAAAAAAATCCCACCCATATTGTAATCGAATGTGCGGGTGTGGGATATTTTGTAAATATTTCGCTGCACACGTTTTCAAAAATTGGGGATTCGGAAAGCATTCAGCTGTACACCCATCTACAAGTAAAGGAAGATTCACATACTTTGTTCGGTTTCTCCGAAAAGTCCGAAAGGGAGATATTTAGATTGCTTTTGTCCGTATCCGGAATAGGATCCAGTACGGCCAGAACTATGTTGTCCTCCCTGTCTCCAGCTCAGATCAGGGATGCCATAGCCACGGGAGATGTGCCTACTATTCAAGGAATCAAGGGCATCGGTGCCAAAACGGCACAACGGGTAATTTTGGACCTCAAGGACAAGGTTTTAAAAGTCTACGATATTGATGAACTTTCCGCCCCATCAAACAATACAAATAAAGATGAAGCGTTATCTGCATTAGAGGTTCTTGGTTTTGTCCGCAAACAAGCTGAAAAGGTTGTGGATAAAGTAGTTGCCCAAGACCCTGGACTAAGCGTAGAGGACATTATAAAATTTGCGCTTAAAAATTTATAA
- a CDS encoding cytochrome P450, translated as MKLVSRFQVLKNARRILKNPLPFHHENFEAYGDCFRVQLSTKEIVLFTRNPGLIKHILQKQHRKYEKSTLQTVDLAKYIGHGILTSSGEHWRTHRRMVQPAFHKKKLQNLMGVMREAILMELERIEPGKVQDVFPLMGDLAFQVVAKSLFSSSDIREKMSRLQHITEANQRMLIKEMRQPYLKWWYRLSGKIDKHLKMAGEGKRLLLDIIEERRSSGLEKDDLLDMLLRARYEDGSPMPDGQLLDEVLILFTAGHETTANALSFTLFLLAKNPSIQDQVYGEVSKVNFEDSNIDLLQGVMQLQFVKQCIEEALRLYPPAYVIDRVATEDDTFEDILLPKGTMVLMSIYELHRYSNFWERPLEFDPSRFKEADKKDYGDYYYPFGAGPRMCVGNNFAMYEMIIAIAEIVKKYSISSDLKNIEINPLISLKPKAVPLMFTER; from the coding sequence TTGAAGTTAGTATCAAGATTTCAGGTCTTAAAAAATGCTAGGAGAATCCTAAAAAATCCCTTGCCCTTTCATCATGAAAATTTTGAGGCATATGGGGATTGTTTTAGAGTGCAATTAAGTACCAAGGAAATAGTTCTTTTTACAAGAAATCCCGGTCTAATAAAGCACATACTTCAAAAACAGCACAGGAAATATGAAAAATCCACTTTGCAAACAGTGGATTTGGCCAAGTATATTGGTCATGGAATATTAACATCCAGTGGTGAACATTGGCGCACACATAGAAGAATGGTGCAGCCGGCCTTTCATAAGAAAAAACTCCAAAATTTAATGGGGGTAATGAGGGAGGCTATACTTATGGAACTGGAACGAATAGAGCCTGGCAAGGTGCAGGACGTTTTTCCGCTTATGGGCGATCTTGCATTTCAGGTTGTTGCCAAATCCCTTTTTAGTAGTTCGGATATTCGCGAAAAGATGTCTCGCCTCCAACATATTACCGAGGCCAATCAGCGCATGTTGATCAAAGAAATGCGACAGCCTTATCTAAAATGGTGGTATAGGCTGAGTGGTAAAATTGATAAGCACTTGAAAATGGCCGGGGAAGGCAAGAGGCTACTTTTGGATATTATTGAAGAGCGGAGAAGTTCTGGATTGGAAAAAGATGATTTGTTGGATATGCTTCTTAGGGCACGATATGAGGATGGCTCCCCAATGCCGGATGGGCAATTGTTGGATGAAGTGTTGATTCTATTTACAGCAGGACATGAAACCACAGCCAATGCCCTTAGTTTCACCCTGTTTCTTTTGGCCAAAAATCCGTCCATTCAGGATCAGGTTTATGGGGAAGTGTCAAAGGTTAATTTTGAGGATAGCAATATTGATTTACTGCAAGGTGTGATGCAGCTTCAATTTGTTAAGCAATGTATAGAGGAGGCCCTAAGGTTGTATCCTCCGGCTTATGTAATAGATAGGGTGGCCACCGAAGATGATACTTTTGAAGATATTTTGCTGCCTAAGGGTACCATGGTGCTTATGTCCATTTACGAATTGCACCGCTATAGTAATTTTTGGGAAAGGCCACTGGAGTTTGACCCCAGCAGATTTAAGGAGGCGGACAAAAAGGATTATGGGGACTACTATTATCCGTTTGGGGCAGGCCCCAGAATGTGTGTAGGCAATAATTTTGCCATGTATGAAATGATCATTGCCATAGCGGAAATTGTGAAGAAGTATAGCATATCCAGCGATTTGAAAAACATAGAGATCAATCCTTTGATTTCACTTAAGCCAAAGGCTGTACCTTTAATGTTTACTGAACGATAA